The Pieris rapae chromosome 13, ilPieRapa1.1, whole genome shotgun sequence genomic sequence TATGACGTCTGGTAATGATTGTATAGTAAAAAGATTTAGAATTAGTAAAAGTAACTAagctattattaaatgtatggaATAATGATTGTCTgctctaataaataaataaattattattaataatagaatcttaaatatataaaacaaagtcgtgttagttacctCTTTATTGGAGGAATCTTCTTCCGAATAGCAGAATAAGTAATACAATGTTGAGTTATCGAACACCAATAAATccagaaattaatttatgaatacaaAACAGGTTGTGGTGCCATCTGTTAACAAAACAACGCATCAGTTTACATCAAATTCGTGTcagttcaagaaattccgaTCTTGAGGTGATAAACGTATGACCCAGGGTTCTTACAAGTATGTCTGTCTAATTGGGCCACTATCATTGCTGCTGGGAACTGCCTTTTTGCTTCTAGTACCTATGAACAGTGTGGGGCGCCCCACAGAGGGGAAATTTGATGCTTATGGGGGgctattcaaaattcaaaaatgaattaaaattatttgtaatttgaatTCCAGTCTGTTATTATATGTTGAAAATTTACGTACTGTATTTCGTTAATAATTTCCCAGTGATTTCAAACTAAAACCTATCGTTTAAGTTTTAtagtgattttattaaattatgtatattatattgtttcaatatctCGCTGCTTAATAATATTCTCGCCACTGGTTTCATAACTGACTtgactatttatattaatattttgatcaTTGGAAAACGTAAGTCTTatgttgttaaatatatattttagttgtttCAAAGTTAGGACATTTCGACATTAATATAGCGGGTCACGCGGGCCCCAGGTTAGGTGCGTTTAATATGATATCAATGTCACCGCAACTCATCAACCGATTGTCACGATCTCACGTGTCGGATATATTTATTGGATTAGATGACTGATCAAtagtatttatgtatgttcCCTCCTAAGTGCAATATAATACGTATGACTTGTATAGCCATATGATTATTGCTTACTGACAATTCTCAAATTAGGGCGTAGTAACTCAAGCGCTTTTAGTCGACAAATACGACAagaaatcattattaaaataactaggCCTTTATATGTGAAATCTCTCGACGAAAGTATACATATGATGACGAGATGGCTTATCTGCAAAGATCTATAAAAcagctatattttatattatttgtttacggGCTTGAATTTCGTTATTACTTCAAAAAAGATTTACCTTCAACAGTTTTTAAGTTGTTTATCAGTTGAACATGtgcgtaattttaaaaatattttaagacatAAGAAACCGAAAAGATAATATAAGTTTCAGGGCTTTTGTTGCGAATTGCAAAATCGTATTAACGACTTAATTACACACGTAGAATATTTCaagagttttatcaaaataattgttcGCGATGCAGACCTagattaggtatattttttagatatcaGAACTGTTCTAGAAACTTCGTAGAGTCAAgttacataatgttttttcggaaataagaaaaatgtgtaaaatatatacctatattatttttttttattaattgtatgttaattatatttatttaatataccgggattgtttttgtataataatgtaatgctAAATTAAAGTGACTCTGGAAAGATGCAATGTATGTATGGTAAACTTGAGAGGGATTGCGCATCGCTCTTCCACCATGGGCGGATCGTGACTTTATGGTATTACGGGGAAGTCCCGCGTAAAAAATACACCGACCAAACAAGCGACGGGGAATTCCTTGTTGTTGTGATAAAagcgttatttattaaattcatggcatatataatttatgtatcacACTTCCCTgtggaataaatgttttgtttattaatcgAAAACAATTACCCTTTCAGATCCTCATTGGAGTCACATTAATGGTGTGGGTGGtgcagaaggctcgcaaggaGCTGACGATAGCGATAATGGCGGCTGAACTTGGGCGTGACACCCTATCAACAAGCAGTTCATCCAGCTAGCCCACGGCCCACACCTCAGGGCCGGAGAGCGCCGGTAGTAGCTAGGAGTGCGCCCCCGGGTGCTTGGCCCCGGGAGACACTTACGTGTGAACTGTGATATTATGCTTATGTAAATCAGTGGTATTGGGATCTCTTTGTGGCGGTTACAAATTATCATAaaggtattaaaattttgacaatTGTAAATATCTAAACTCGTAATTATAAGATTCTGTCTTGATCTATCGAATTTGTCTCACGGGTAATATTTGTGGAAGCTTCACAATACTGTAATATATGTAGTGTATTATTATACAAGTTCTACTATGATAAAGATACGAAGGATACCGCGTGCTGGAAGTTACAGTCTTTAATAAGTCAGCATTTTCGCCAATCTTAATATCTATGTGTGATATGTACGAAGAAATGTCTTCGCAACAAAtctaaatgatattttattaaacggtATTATATTGTGCTAACCTCGGTGTTGCCCTTTATATTGACATTTGCTCAGACACAGTCAGTGTTGCTATTAGTATGAATGTCTCGCGTAGAAAGTTTGATACTTGCTAGGTCATTTTATCGTGCTAGAGTTTTGTCTTGTTTATGAATAAGTAATCCAAGTACGCTTTGGTtgtattctaaatataaatgtatacaacTCTATTACGAACTTTGCACGTTATTGTCATACAATGTTCCTATTTCCGTTTTAACTTCAAATTTAATTGCGTCACCAAACTATTGAATGATTGTGCTTTATCGTCGTTGCTAGGTAAGATAATATTGTACTCTGATGTTATAAGGGgctttattgtttgtttgcaTTGAATGGTCTCCGAAACTTCGgtacctattaaaaaaaataacattatccCAGAATGTCTATGGAATATTTCCAAAGAAGTTTAGGATTcgaataatgataatataactCAAGGTATGGAAAAATCACGTATATTGTGTACGCTGTGAAAACTATTGACAATAGAGCAAAGTGATATACTACAGTTTTAAACAGAACATCAATATCTATGAACCAGTCTGCGAtaccatatttaataaaacaaatatccaGCCCTCCGAAGCCGGGAAATTTGGTAGAAATGTTTCTAAGCTATCGACATAATTCTCGACTGTTAGCATAAGTGTTTTCGTGGAATGAAATACTTTAGATTTGTATTAGCTATACGTTCGCTGATTTCAACTCAACACGCGTATACAACATCGTATGTATTATATCATATGGACGCATGGGATACTTGGATCGATTCTGTGTCGGAGCctgaattaaactaaatttgtttttcgCATTGTGAAGACTGGACTAAATGGTCTGTCCTCTTACTGGTTACGGAAATTCTATGCCAATTATAGTGctgtataaaaatactcaCGCACTTTTGGCTGATTTGTTCAAGAAGGTAGTTGCCCGAATTCTCCAGTGGGTCGCATGTCTGTATGGGATATATTTTATGCTAGCCTCTGTGTTCTAGGACGATAACAATCATAAAATGTTCATGTTAATCTTATTATGATCGCGAAGTCATAATTTTGCATATACATTTCTCCCTTATCAAAGCACGCGAGGCTAGGCATTCgttaatttacaaacattttacgATTTCActgatgtaataatttttgtcaCGAGAATTCACCGAAGCATAAACAATTATGCCGTGATAGTATTGAATGGATTTGCCAATGATTTGTCATGGTATAGAGGAGATCATAACCCAAGTACCTAcgtataggtaaataaatttaatatattttgtagatttctttttatagaacaggtggcaaacgggcaggaggctcacctgatgttaagtgttaccgccgcccatggacactctcgatgcaagagcgcaagtgcgttgccggccttttaacgGGTTCATTTCTAGAACAAATCGATCCACAGTCTTAATTATCTATTTCACGGTCCTGTTACTGTGGGTATTTTTATACCCACAGTAATGTATGGTATGGCATGGAGTATGGCAATGGAAAGCATAAAGAAAGACTCCACTCCAATTATAAACCTTCTAAcctataaatagtatttacgaTCGGTGTTTTTGATCTAAAACTTCGCCCCGGTTGTTAATCTGTTcaggttaaaatttaaaatgtattcttacaatcacaattaaaatgtgttaattTAAACCGTTAGTATAAATCTATGGTCGCTCGATTGTACATTGTAACCTTTAGTAAAGTCATGACATTTAAAACCTTAACGTGCCAGACTTGGAACAAATTACTGGGCtcaagaaatgtatttttaaacctGTGCCTAAACTAACAACCCTTGTAACTTCTTAAGAATTCCCTATTTTTATCCAGTTTTAAACCAGTTGCGATAGCAAGTATTccatattgaattatttattttctgacCTTCGAGTAGACGTATTGAGTGAAACGCGAGACAAAGTTACTTCAAAAATCGAGTTAAAAATTCATCcaagattaattaataaacagcTTGCAGTGGGTTTGAGTTTTCGCATTGAGGTCTATAGCTCTAGAGTTTTTATTCTGATTTATACCGAAACCGCCGctgaattgtttattttaatccgTGATTTAGTGAATTCTGATAAAAAATTCCGCGagttgtttgtttaaatatttttctctttttatatgatttggAGTTGATCCAAATCGCATACTGCGACACAAGATAAATAGGATGATGcgtaagaaaattatttactaaccaCGGTCAGACGGAGTTAAATTcgatattatttcaatgtatAAGTTTTGATGGCGCTGGTGAACATTGGCTTATCTAAGGTTATTTTGTAGGAAATTTTCGTGTTCGGCGTAGAATTTAGTTCTGAGTAATCAAAAATagctatatttttgtatacaattccCATAAATAGCCTTAGAAACCTTGAGATCGTACGACACCGAAATTAACATTGAAGTCGGGTTCCCATTTGCTATCGGATGTTATAGAGTACCAGAGCTGGGGTGGTACTGTCGTGTTCGCAAAGATTTCGTGATAGTTGCATGTCAAAACCGATAAAAAACTTCGGAGTTATAAGTACTTCCTAGTCTTATCCACTTCAAACACTTGTAGACGACTTTATGTACACAagtaaactatttttactCCTTTGTTTATCAACGAAAATAACGAAGCTTAAAAATAGCATTATAGTTATTATGAAACACAGATACAAATATCATAAGTATCGGAGCAATCACCTATACATTATCATCATGTTGAGTGCGCGGGCCAATATTTACGCGCCTTATCACAGATTATCAACAAAGCTAATTGTTCCACGAAGGTCGTATATGAAAATTGCAATACGttgttctaattttaattattataatatatatatatatatatttataatattcatagtttttttataaacaaaaaaaactataatttcaaaaataatatttagaatggATGGAAAGCTGGTTTGTTCGTAACTTGACCATATAGCTAATAATAATCAAGTTTATTTACTTGTATAATACTCGTCTTCTTTCGCTTTAGGTGTTTGTACATCTTTAACAGgagttttactaaaaaaatgcaatagcGTGGTGACGCAAAATCAAGAATAGATTTTTTGTCCccatttgaaattgaatttaaaattactgcctaaattaaactttatcgAAAATTatcgttttaattatattaagttaacgaaatttattaagataaaacaCGTCCTAGACAAAAGATACATTAATttcaatactatttaaatttggcATACAAAGATTATGAGGACCACTTTAGACCCCGTGTACATTGTCAGTGATTGTCACAGGAGGTATATTTGGAAATTGACAACTTCTATAGTCTAAATGAATCTGTGATTAATTCTCTTTggtttattacttaaaatatattgcagcATTAATCCTTTATAAGACACCTTTGAGatcactatttattaattatgatgCTTGTCATATTAGGATTATGTATAAGTACTCTcaagttagttattaataatcctgtaaaatataattattcttattgcTAAACAGCATGTTTGATGACGTCAAATGTAACTCTAATGTGCacatgtttatttaagtatatgtataaatatctaACCAAATATAAAACCTCAGGTATTTTCATAGATacattattaagaatatcttGTCATTAATGTTCAgtgcaatattatatttaataaaattgtattgtataaaaaatatatagagtcTGTGGTTACAACTGAATGTGTTTCTCAAACTTAACTATTGTTGATTGAAGTCAGTGGCCCTATAATGtgtattttaagatttaaaaattatttacttccCTAATATATTCCTAAgactgataatttatttttggttccGCGCTACCAAGATAGttcttatcatttaaaataacagcTAGAATTTacagatttattattagcGTCAAACTGGTACAAAACATActgattgaaatttatttcctattattTGGAGCTTCCTTTTATTAGACcaaatttatctatatttaagttttcctGAGATAAAAGTCTGCTGTATACATTTGTAGACATCGACGCgtgccatataaaaatattataaagcgtttaattgtaaaatataaaaattagtaatttatctttggtaaaatatttagtaattggTGCCAAAATTTGTTCTGGGTCGTGTTGAAAATGCGTTCATCATTTTCAAAGTCTTGTAGCTTATTTGAAATGGTGTCTTGCTTTCTGCACACATGTTCTGCTTAGGTCGTATCTGGTTATTAATGTGTATTGTGTACAGTCTTGCAGTATTCTAATACATATTtggtactaaaatattttcatattgtaaatattgcatGTAGATAAATTTTAAGCGATATGTAACAAATGAGAAAAGTGATGCTTGTAAAGCTAAAGAAATATGCTCACTCTTTTATGGatgtattctatatttttattaatactttaattctagaattatatatgcatttatattgtaaacgaatttattttgtgttaagtACCCATTGTTATGTTCTTAATCCtactatgttaattaaaaataataaattaatgttattatttgaagatgaattttattttcaagatCAGTTGTAACAGCCACCGAAACCTTTTTTACTGTTATAACAGCCCATGTCACCAaagtaacatattataatagaacacataaaaatttaaatagaacacATTTATGTGtaggaattatttataatatattcgggaacctgtaatattataattactatgcaccctttttttatattgaagctAAAGAAGATTGCTTTTCGAAGCCAAGTTCAATACGATATCAAGAAGTGAGATTGTGACTTAAACAGAAATCGATCTAGTTGCTGAAgagatatttaaatgtatgatCAGAATcgataatttaaatcatttttatattaatttgatatacaCGTGATAAAACTCTGTGGTATTTTTAAACGATGTAGCTTTCAATGTCAgtgtcaataatttattgacattttataaaatattaaatctaaatggcaaattgtcattttaattataatggcgGAAGACGATGATGGTGTTTCGGATAAAAAATCAtctcaaaattcaaataatgcAGGCTATCCTGAAGAGAATCATCAAAATTCAACAAAGCCTGATCTAGGTATAGAAGAAGCTAAGTATGACAGCAAAGAAAATGGTCATAATTCTCCAACAGAGCCTAATAGCTCGACGTCAAGTAAGTGTTTTGGGATgttgttttttgttactttatatttacagGCATTCCTAAGCGAGtctgatttatttttgcaGAGTCAACGGGAACAATGCGTAAAGATGATAATCCTTTTTCATTTCGGCATTTCCTGAAGCGCGACTTATCATTACCAGGGAATTCTACGTACGAGAACACCGGTGCTAGACCAAAGGTTTACGCGAATACAGTGCAGCATTCTCCCACGAGAATAGACAAATTGGATATTCATAATGAACCGAGGCGGGAGAAAAATCGTTTCAACGATATCAAAgccaaagaaaataaaacagagAGTGTTTTACACCGTAATAGTGACGATGCATCCTCAAGTAGTTCAGTAGAAATTCCTTTTAGTGTCGTCGAAGAATCTGAATCTAAACATAACTTCTATGCAGATCATACGGATGTTCCATTTTTCCACCGGCCAAACCTGGCATCAGAGCCACTAGGCATGCCCTCTCTTCCAGACTTTGTTCAAGACCATATTTTGGTGGAACAggcttatttaaattcaaacggtcCTATATCAGTAGATCTCGATAATTTACCAGATTTTACATACACTAATTCTAATTATAGTGCTGGTTCCTCATCTTCTCTAGGtagaagaaacaaaaatagttaTGGTAACAGAAATTACGATTATGACACTTATTTGGGTGCTGCATCAACCTCTGCTGATTCAGGATCAGCAATACGAAATGTCCCATTGGATCTCCCTGGAGGGGCTGAGGCAGCTCCTCCATTAGACCTAGTGCACCTTAACTTGGATTTAACAGAGTCAGTTAATCAAGCAGACAGAAGAAATGTCTCACCAAGAAACAATTTTCCTCTTGACCTTCCTCCTAATGCTGGTGAGTGATTTAGTTTGTAatatgctttaaataaataatttacgataATGAGATTTGTAGTTGTTGGTCCTGTGTTTCTGGTGAACTTATAGCAATTTTTGGGTTAAGAGgcacaaaaatataacttcaCATTTCAAACAAGTTTGTGTAAAAACACAGTCATTAATATTCATTGTGATGAATGATAGtttgaagtttttaattacagtttttaatttaaggctaaacaaaaatatattgttttctttttaattgttaaagcATCACACTTcctgtattatattatcatcaccataaatttacacttaatagaaatgtaaatttgtaatacaatTAAGTACCACTTATATAAGAGAAGTGTAATTGTTCATTTTGAccttatattgtaatttgcaattttaatgtaatcttTGTGTATATTAACAATGACTTATAACACAATCCTATCAAATTGCTTAAAACGAATAATTTGGAAAATAGTAGAAtggtaaaaatttatatattgtccCTGTAGAATCATAACCTTGTATGTCCTGAGAACAAAACTTTACaggtattgaatttttttcatttcatcaatgttcattaaaatattatgtgtttttgttaatagttTCCCCTTAATAGCTGTCTGGAAGTAGTTCTAGCCAAGGTTGAAGTATCTGCATCTGCACATAATCACCATATTCTTGCTTTGCATTTTcttgaaacataaatttatttatttaaaggccTAAACAACActacttaaacaaataattgtcTGCTTCTGAtactaatgtatatatttattaggtcgtaaatatatgtttttttaatggttaTTATTGTTCTAAaggttatattatttcttttgtaaataaaggaGCTGAGTCAATGCGGTTGCCAGATTTCCTTCCAATACACCCTGGCAGAACATCACCTGAACCCCAACCACAGAACGACCAGTTGCAACATATTGTTGAGTTAGAAAGAACCAGGTAAACAACatatttaggttttttaaagttaaatctaAGTTATCTACATGTATGCAGTTTATAcatttcatgaaattttagaaaattgtatatgtacACTTCAATAATGtgcatttaagtatttaagcATCTGACTGAATGCACTTGTAACTTAATGCATTgtgaaacaatataatttataataactccTAAAAAAGTTTTCTCACTTGTTTCTCACACAATGCCTTACCTATACTTGGTTTGTTAAATGATATGACTTTTGGTTTCACCCACATTAACTCATATTCTTTCTAGTGCACCCGAACTAAACTTCTAGGTTAATCAAATTTAGTAtagataacatttaaatgcTAAACAAGTTAAAACAgaattatactttaattacaGATCAGAGCTATTTATGGAACGGAACAGACGTCTACGAGCTGAAGAAGAGTTGAACTCTGGGAGAGAAGCACTAAGACTTTTAAGAGCTGAGTTGAGCAGTGCCAGGGCTTCTGAAGCCGCTTTAAGATTACAACTGAGCGAAGCTAGACATGCCGATAGAGAATATATTGGCCAAATTGAGGCTGCTACACATCGAGTTGAACATAATTTGATGGATACTACTGTTAGTATTTATCttgtattaatgttaataGCACTTACTTATGGTTCCATACATTGCATTCATGTTAACtgcattaatttgttaaattagattgatttatatatttatagatttgatATTTGCGAAAGATAATATTAGAATAGAATTATATAAGCCTCTTAAGACTAGATCAGAGTTTGCcatggtatttaaaaaattcatacttattaatattaacagtatTAATGAACTTGgtctatattacatttaaatgaagtatttatagttttaaattttaactaaaattcagagttaaaaatattatacatttacatactGGTGTCATATTTAGCAAGGATCTGATTCtgagcttttatttttttttaaagacatcGAATTTGACTAATGGGATGAGTTTTATTAGGTTAATCTCGTTTTTAGAAATTAGTCAGGAGGTCCTATGTTTGatttaacacaaataatttgtattaataattattaatgtatgaatttttaatttaatttcagagTCGAGCCACTGAAGGAGAATCAATGATAACCAAATTGaagaatgaaattaaaagacTAAAGGTGACATAAGTATTTCAGTAAACATAGTGtgaatttctatataatactagTGGATCCGATTGCTATAGCAAGCCATACACGTTGTAAAACgaattaaatatcttattgTAAAtccaaatcattttaaattacactttaATGTATACaacaaatttcattaaaatcggtccagccgtgtAGGAGGTGTTTACTTTCAAACACACGCACAAagattgattaatattaagattaacgTGAATGTCAtttgaaagaaaaaagtaaatgtattaataccCTAGTTTGACAATTAAATTCGAATTAATTTcgccatttttatattaaaggagGAATTATCTTCGTCCCAAGAAGAGGTTCGTTCCCTCCGCAACGTTCAAAACAATGCGGCCGTCGACCTCAGACATGCTACCACTGTTGCTGAGACATCACTACggtaactaaaatttatttattaataattaaataatgcacaaaattattaataacatcaaaGCAAAATGTTGATGATATCCTTAAATTAAGTTGGGCTATAGACAAGTGTCAAATACCATAGACAACAGTTAACAgt encodes the following:
- the LOC110992431 gene encoding uncharacterized protein LOC110992431, whose translation is MAEDDDGVSDKKSSQNSNNAGYPEENHQNSTKPDLGIEEAKYDSKENGHNSPTEPNSSTSKSTGTMRKDDNPFSFRHFLKRDLSLPGNSTYENTGARPKVYANTVQHSPTRIDKLDIHNEPRREKNRFNDIKAKENKTESVLHRNSDDASSSSSVEIPFSVVEESESKHNFYADHTDVPFFHRPNLASEPLGMPSLPDFVQDHILVEQAYLNSNGPISVDLDNLPDFTYTNSNYSAGSSSSLGRRNKNSYGNRNYDYDTYLGAASTSADSGSAIRNVPLDLPGGAEAAPPLDLVHLNLDLTESVNQADRRNVSPRNNFPLDLPPNAGAESMRLPDFLPIHPGRTSPEPQPQNDQLQHIVELERTRSELFMERNRRLRAEEELNSGREALRLLRAELSSARASEAALRLQLSEARHADREYIGQIEAATHRVEHNLMDTTSRATEGESMITKLKNEIKRLKEELSSSQEEVRSLRNVQNNAAVDLRHATTVAETSLRELLSGLERLRSLSSTLDPT